From Bacteroidota bacterium, the proteins below share one genomic window:
- a CDS encoding helix-turn-helix domain-containing protein: MKDSPHVLKARLTWVKLYQETGNASFVCRRCGISRPTLRKWWTRYQAEGEAGL; this comes from the coding sequence ATGAAAGACTCCCCGCATGTCCTTAAGGCCCGCCTCACCTGGGTCAAGCTCTATCAGGAGACCGGCAACGCCTCCTTCGTCTGCCGCCGCTGCGGCATCTCCCGCCCCACGCTCCGCAAGTGGTGGACCCGCTACCAAGCCGAGGGGGAGGCTGGCCTC